One segment of Anatilimnocola aggregata DNA contains the following:
- a CDS encoding Gfo/Idh/MocA family protein: MTAQPQGSRRQFLQGLAAAGTASVLLPSANRAFGYQSANDRPVFATIGLRNQGWAITSKSFRFADFAALADVDANVLGENVAKVEKGQGKKPDAYGDYRKILDRKDIDAVMIATPDHWHTKIAVEAMKAGKDVYCEKPLTLTIAEGKLIEKVVKETGRVFQVGTMQRTESNHRFLLAIALIRAGRIGTVKKVTCGIDHMESSPVIPEAAVPTGLDWDTWLGPAPKVPYRALPEVRKGYGGGVPLYSNCHYAFRNWHEYSGGKLTDWGAHHVDIACWALGATETGPSKITPVDYKLPVEYKNGNPVVDDQYNAATRFNIRVAMPKNVEMIITSEGDNGILFEGTEGRFFVNRGKVTGKPAEQLKDNPLPEGAIEAVYGGKVSANHTANFIESMKSRQQPISDVWSHNRMLEICHLANIAMRLGRELNWNPANREIVGDAEANSFLARENRKGFEINM, encoded by the coding sequence ATGACAGCTCAGCCTCAAGGATCGCGTCGCCAATTTCTTCAAGGCCTCGCCGCAGCAGGAACCGCGAGTGTTCTGCTGCCGTCTGCTAATCGCGCCTTCGGCTATCAGTCGGCGAACGACCGCCCGGTCTTCGCCACGATCGGCCTCCGTAATCAAGGTTGGGCGATCACTAGCAAGTCGTTCCGCTTCGCTGACTTCGCGGCTTTGGCCGACGTCGATGCGAACGTTCTCGGTGAAAACGTTGCCAAGGTAGAAAAGGGCCAGGGGAAAAAGCCCGACGCCTACGGTGATTACCGCAAGATCCTCGATCGCAAAGACATCGACGCCGTGATGATCGCCACCCCGGATCACTGGCATACGAAAATCGCGGTCGAAGCAATGAAGGCTGGCAAGGATGTCTACTGCGAAAAGCCACTCACGCTGACGATCGCGGAAGGCAAGCTCATCGAAAAAGTCGTTAAGGAGACTGGTCGCGTATTTCAGGTCGGCACGATGCAGCGAACCGAGAGTAATCATCGTTTCCTGCTGGCGATTGCGCTGATCAGAGCCGGCCGCATCGGAACCGTAAAAAAAGTGACCTGTGGAATCGACCACATGGAGTCGTCTCCAGTCATCCCCGAGGCTGCTGTGCCCACAGGGCTGGACTGGGACACCTGGCTCGGCCCGGCACCAAAGGTACCGTATCGGGCACTGCCTGAAGTCCGCAAAGGCTACGGCGGCGGCGTGCCGCTCTACAGTAACTGCCACTACGCGTTCCGCAACTGGCACGAATACTCGGGCGGCAAGCTCACTGACTGGGGCGCCCATCACGTCGACATCGCCTGCTGGGCGCTTGGCGCCACCGAAACGGGGCCGAGCAAAATCACGCCGGTGGACTACAAGTTGCCGGTGGAATACAAGAATGGGAACCCAGTCGTCGACGACCAGTACAACGCCGCGACTCGATTCAATATCCGCGTCGCCATGCCCAAAAACGTAGAGATGATCATCACGAGCGAGGGGGACAACGGCATTCTTTTTGAAGGCACGGAAGGGCGGTTCTTCGTCAACCGCGGAAAAGTCACCGGCAAGCCGGCTGAGCAGTTGAAGGATAATCCTCTGCCTGAAGGAGCGATTGAAGCCGTCTACGGAGGCAAAGTCAGTGCGAATCATACCGCGAACTTCATTGAAAGTATGAAGTCACGCCAGCAACCGATCTCCGATGTCTGGTCGCACAACCGGATGCTGGAAATCTGCCATCTCGCTAACATCGCGATGCGACTGGGCCGCGAACTAAATTGGAATCCGGCCAACCGGGAAATCGTTGGCGACGCGGAGGCCAACTCGTTCCTCGCACGAGAGAATCGGAAGGGGTTTGAAATCAACATGTAG
- a CDS encoding leucine-rich repeat domain-containing protein, with protein sequence MMSLRLIGVLLLFDCGLAAAQKANYQPAKTAEEALARIESLGGCVRYLSRGSDLLEVDFQFAGDRVRDEHLQDLLVLPHVAVLRLKQTAITDIGLIHVAKLPKLLRLQLDETAITDAGLTHLKPLEDLESLQLYRTKVTDSGLKHLAELPKLKLLLVGDTVVTARAVHELTQSKPQLTVIPNRAVDLVRAEIIERTSISLLEDARTALAIVQFDLDELAPHQEYLKQFEEVTRKQAESTKAAAEDLKRKRDEANKLASDAERTAQEALKQSSVKPDDANLGKQAEAKQQAATTAKTTADQAQSAYADAQQIAEEAKVEADTIRQLHDRARNAKKKLEIAQRIVAGSQQRVMDAQRLIDNSK encoded by the coding sequence ATGATGTCTCTCCGGCTCATCGGCGTTTTGTTGCTTTTCGATTGCGGACTCGCAGCGGCGCAAAAAGCGAATTATCAACCTGCCAAGACCGCGGAAGAAGCACTCGCGCGGATTGAGAGCCTCGGCGGGTGTGTGCGGTATTTGTCGCGGGGGAGCGATCTGCTTGAAGTCGATTTTCAGTTCGCCGGCGACCGCGTGCGTGATGAGCATCTGCAGGACCTGCTCGTATTGCCACACGTGGCCGTCCTCCGGCTCAAACAAACCGCGATCACCGACATTGGATTGATTCACGTCGCCAAACTGCCAAAACTGCTTCGCCTCCAGCTTGACGAGACGGCGATCACCGACGCAGGCCTGACTCATCTCAAGCCACTTGAAGATCTCGAATCGCTCCAGCTCTACCGCACCAAAGTTACCGACAGCGGACTCAAGCACCTGGCGGAACTTCCCAAGCTGAAGCTGCTGTTAGTCGGTGATACTGTGGTCACTGCTCGAGCAGTTCACGAACTCACACAATCCAAGCCTCAGCTCACCGTGATCCCGAACCGCGCTGTAGACCTGGTCCGGGCAGAGATCATCGAGCGCACCTCGATTTCACTACTCGAAGACGCTCGCACCGCTCTCGCGATTGTCCAATTCGATCTCGACGAACTTGCGCCGCATCAGGAGTATTTGAAGCAATTCGAAGAAGTCACCAGGAAACAAGCTGAGTCCACGAAGGCGGCTGCAGAAGACCTAAAACGGAAGCGTGACGAAGCCAACAAACTCGCCAGCGACGCTGAACGAACTGCCCAAGAGGCCCTCAAACAATCGTCAGTCAAGCCGGACGACGCCAATCTCGGCAAGCAGGCGGAGGCCAAGCAGCAGGCCGCAACTACTGCGAAGACCACTGCTGATCAGGCTCAATCTGCTTATGCTGATGCGCAACAAATAGCAGAGGAAGCCAAAGTCGAAGCCGACACGATCCGCCAACTGCACGACCGGGCCCGAAATGCGAAGAAAAAGCTGGAGATCGCTCAGAGGATCGTGGCCGGCTCTCAGCAACGCGTGATGGATGCTCAGCGGCTGATTGACAACTCCAAGTAG